The following proteins are encoded in a genomic region of Nerophis lumbriciformis linkage group LG23, RoL_Nlum_v2.1, whole genome shotgun sequence:
- the myl9b gene encoding myosin regulatory light polypeptide 9b isoform X1, whose translation MMNNNLSSLKPAAAMSSKRAKGKTTKKRPQRATSNVFAMFDQSQIQEFKEAFNMIDQNRDGFIDKEDLHDTLASLGKNPSDEYLEGMMSEAPGPINFTMFLTMFGERLNGTDPEDVIRNAFACFDEEGAGVLHEDHLRELLTTMGDRFTDDEVDELFREAPIDKKGNFNYGEFTRILKHGAKEKDDE comes from the exons GTCTGAAGCCAGCAGCAGCCATGTCGAGCAAGCGCGCCAAGGGCAAGACGACGAAGAAGCGCCCCCAGAGGGCCACGTCCAACGTCTTCGCCATGTTTGACCAGTCCCAGATCCAGGAGTTCAAAGAGGCCTTCAACATGATTGACCAGAACAGAGACGGCTTCATCGACAAGGAGGACCTGCACGACACGCTGGCCTCTTTGG GTAAAAACCCCTCTGATGAGTACTTGGAGGGCATGATGAGCGAAGCCCCGGGGCCCATAAACTTCACCATGTTTCTCACCATGTTTGGAGAGAGGCTCAATGGCACCGACCCCGAGGACGTCATCCGCAACGCTTTTGCCTGTTTCGATGAGGAAGGAGCCG GTGTGCTCCACGAGGACCACCTGAGGGAGCTGCTGACCACCATGGGCGACCGCTTCACCGACGACGAGGTGGACGAGCTGTTCCGCGAGGCGCCCATCGACAAGAAGGGCAACTTCAACTACGGAGAGTTCACCCGCATCCTCAAACATGGCGCCAAGGAGAAGGACGACGAGTAG
- the myl9b gene encoding myosin regulatory light polypeptide 9b isoform X2 encodes MSSKRAKGKTTKKRPQRATSNVFAMFDQSQIQEFKEAFNMIDQNRDGFIDKEDLHDTLASLGKNPSDEYLEGMMSEAPGPINFTMFLTMFGERLNGTDPEDVIRNAFACFDEEGAGVLHEDHLRELLTTMGDRFTDDEVDELFREAPIDKKGNFNYGEFTRILKHGAKEKDDE; translated from the exons ATGTCGAGCAAGCGCGCCAAGGGCAAGACGACGAAGAAGCGCCCCCAGAGGGCCACGTCCAACGTCTTCGCCATGTTTGACCAGTCCCAGATCCAGGAGTTCAAAGAGGCCTTCAACATGATTGACCAGAACAGAGACGGCTTCATCGACAAGGAGGACCTGCACGACACGCTGGCCTCTTTGG GTAAAAACCCCTCTGATGAGTACTTGGAGGGCATGATGAGCGAAGCCCCGGGGCCCATAAACTTCACCATGTTTCTCACCATGTTTGGAGAGAGGCTCAATGGCACCGACCCCGAGGACGTCATCCGCAACGCTTTTGCCTGTTTCGATGAGGAAGGAGCCG GTGTGCTCCACGAGGACCACCTGAGGGAGCTGCTGACCACCATGGGCGACCGCTTCACCGACGACGAGGTGGACGAGCTGTTCCGCGAGGCGCCCATCGACAAGAAGGGCAACTTCAACTACGGAGAGTTCACCCGCATCCTCAAACATGGCGCCAAGGAGAAGGACGACGAGTAG